The genomic interval GGCGTCTTCGGGGTGGAGCCTCCCCCGGCGGGAAAGAAGCTGCGGGAGCTGTTCTACTCGGCCCACTTCATCCACTCCCACATCGCCCACTTCTTTGCCCTGGCGGCACCCGACTTCCTCCCCGGGCCCGGCGCCGACCCCGCCCAGCGCAACATCCTGGGGCTGGTAGCCAGGGTGGGCCTGGAGATCGGGGGAGAGGTGATAAAGCACCGCGCTTACGCCCAGAAGATCCAGGCCCTGCTGGGGGGAAAGGCCACCCACCCCGCCTGCGGGGTGCCCGGGGGCATGTCCAAACCCATCGGCGAAGAGGAGCGCTCCCAGATCGAGGAGATGGCCCGCTCCTGCGTGGCCTTCGCCGGGCAGTCGCTGCGCATCTTCGACCAGGTGGTGCTTTCCAATCCCGCCTACGTGGACCTGATCCGGAGTGACCCCTACACCATGCCCACCTACTACATGGGCCTGGTGGACGGGGCCGGGCGGGTGAGCTTCTACGACGGCAAGATCCGGGTGGTCGATCCCGAGGGCGGGGAGCTATGCACCTTCGCCCCCGCGGAGTACCTCGACCACATCGCCGAGCGGGTGGAGCCCTGGTCCTACCTGAAGTTCCCCTACCTGAAGAAGGTGGGGTGGAAGGGGTACGTGGAGGGCAAGGGCAACGGCCTCTACCGGGTGGCGCCCCTGGCCCGGCTCAACGCCGCCACCGGTATGGCCACCCCGCTGGCCCAGGCCGAGTACGAGCGGCTTTATGACGTCCTGGGGGGAAAGCCCGTCCACCACACCCTGGCCAACCACTGGGCCCGGCTCATCGAGTTGCTCTACGCCGCCGAGCGGCTGCTGGAGCTGGCCACCGACCCCGAGATCACCAGTCCCCAGGTGCGGGTGATCCCCGAGCGCATCGCCGGCGAGGGGGTGGGGGTGGTGGAAGCGCCGCGGGGCACCCTCTTCCACCACTACCGCACCGACGAGCGCGGGCGCATCACGGCGGC from Bacillota bacterium carries:
- a CDS encoding Ni/Fe hydrogenase subunit alpha produces the protein MRITIDPVTRLEGHAKIEIFLDDAGEVENAYFQVPELRGFEQFCQGRPAEEMPLITPRICGVCPGAHHMASAKACDGVFGVEPPPAGKKLRELFYSAHFIHSHIAHFFALAAPDFLPGPGADPAQRNILGLVARVGLEIGGEVIKHRAYAQKIQALLGGKATHPACGVPGGMSKPIGEEERSQIEEMARSCVAFAGQSLRIFDQVVLSNPAYVDLIRSDPYTMPTYYMGLVDGAGRVSFYDGKIRVVDPEGGELCTFAPAEYLDHIAERVEPWSYLKFPYLKKVGWKGYVEGKGNGLYRVAPLARLNAATGMATPLAQAEYERLYDVLGGKPVHHTLANHWARLIELLYAAERLLELATDPEITSPQVRVIPERIAGEGVGVVEAPRGTLFHHYRTDERGRITAANLIVATVNNHAAICMSVKKAAQGVIHGGKVDQGILNRVEMAFRAYDPCFGCATHTLPGQMPMEVTIRDRSGQIFEVLRR